The sequence ATGTAAAGTGGGATATAGCGCCTCTCTGGATGATGTGCTCAAAGTCCTGGTCCCCGAGTGACCTGACCGAATGGACTGTCTTCCTCGCCACAAGGGAGATTTTGTCGCTACAATCGACTCCCGAGCTACTCCCTCCGATAACCAGGACGTCGCGGTTGCGGTATGGGTCAGGTGTACGGTACCATATCGAATGGATATAGCTTCGGTCGTTTGATGAAGCCCATTCTCCGAACCCATCAATATTTGGAACGAAGGGGTGTCGGTAGTGTCCATTGGCTACTAGCAGATGGTCAAAATAAGAGACGCTTTCAGCTCCTGGTCCTTCATGTGGCTTGGTGACGACCTTCCATTGATGGGTTGAACTATTCCAAGTCGCCGAGGTCACCTGTGCATTAAACTGAATGTACTTTCTCAGTTCGAACTTGTCGACATAGCTCCGCATATAATCGTTGACCGTCTGAGAGCCTGTAAAAAGGGGAGTCGATGGCGGCGCTAAGTGCGAAGGGAAAAACATGATTGGATGTGGAACAGTGGTAGTTAACGAATCGTACACGGGTGTCTCGGGCCATTTCTTTTTCGAGGGATCTGGACGTGGCTCGGAAAGCCTGAAAACAATGTTAGCAGACTTATTTACAGCCGATTCATAGTCATACCAGACGCCTCCGACATCTTCACGCTGTTCAAACCCCACTACCTCGACTTCCCCAGCTCGAACATAGTCGCGAAGCTCATCAAATAGTACTTTGAGTGAGGCGAGCCCTGCTGcacctccagctccaatCACCGCGAAGCGACGTGGGCGAGTTGGTCGTGTTGAAGTCGAAACCATTGGGAGGAATTACTCTCGGTTGGACGCTCGTCGAAAGTTACCACTGAACTCAGGGTATGGTCCAATTAACTAATAGTATATATAGCAGAGTCTATAACATGAGTAAAATATTACGTCCTAGCACAATCGAAGCACAGGGTAGTGTACTTGATTTACCAACTCTCTACGGGGACCCGAAAAACCCCGGAGTGCTCCAGAATGTCCGGATTTTGGGGACCTCCTCATTTGGATCCTACCGGATCCAGAGCGTCCCACGAGCACTTCGGAGCGCCATATTTAATACTCCAAAGTACTCGCTCACCTTCACGAGTGAGTGAGTGCTCCGGAGGTTTTGCAGTCCCCGTAGAGCCCAAGGATAGTAATTATTACGTCTGATTGACAATGATTAATAAGTGGCGGTTAAGGTACACGTAAGAGACACAACAATTTCAGCAATGCAATTCAAAGGCACCATGGAACGTGTGCAAGTATAAATGTGCCTTAAATTACAATTAGTAGGGGGAGCTTTTTCCTGCCGTTTTGACACTTAGATGCCTTAATTAATGTTGTTTGCGTCTCCTACAGCATTCAAATGAGCGTAAGAGCGTCCAAATCTGCAAAGTATTAACTGAGATAGAGCTACTTCATTTTGTTCTCCTCTCTTTTTCTCTCACTGTCCCAAATACTATTTTTTTATTGAGTAATACATATTTATATTTATTTAGAGACTCCTTATAAAGTTAATTAGTCATCTATTTAATTGCTATGTACACTGTACATGCTATATACAATGTTTTGTGTCTATGTTGGATCCTCCCAGCTGTCAGGCTGGCTCAGTGCTTAAGCTGTCCCAGACCCTAGTCagctgtcctagatgtctgtaaggatgcCAAGGGGGTTGGTGCTTGCAGCTGCAGCGTACAACAGataagctgcttaaggcaacaaagGACCTAACTATGGTGGTGACCAACTGTACTATGGCATTGAgattgcttaaggcaatgagctactacctaagtacaatgataaagctgcttaaggtggtgagcTAGTGTCTATCTAAGTgattactggacctaaggcccttgtacagcgttgggatgcaacaagaggtaatcaacctggtgtcataacccatatctggaggggttattaccatatatatccactgtcaaagatatatatagtatatatgatgcacagtgatatattaataatataagttgctgggggacgttgcactccccccgcccccctagccgcgggccaatgttaatggagcccgcgggcaaggtctgaataatatattattatagaagagattatgtcatccccccccccacctcaaatccgtagtagtttagtatagtatttgataaaggactggagggggggaggtcatgtgacctggacttagagaatatcactaagtccagccatgtcaaccataagtctcttatatgtgggatcCTGGGgtttctgagtgcataagtgcgagtatatgcgtgtttccggtggccgtagtgtgtaccatgagtgccctggtatgtgaatagagggcacaataggggtgtggctcatgacattgcccccccttttgcGCCTCTTTAGGGGACTTGAAGAGGTGCATATCTGTTAGAGTGAGACACACTCATATAAGCAGATTTCCTCTTTATtgtcttctttttctttcctggGGTTTTGATTTCAGGAGGTAGAGGCCCATTAGGGAACTCCTTTTTGAATCTCTCCATGATCTCAGGCAGTTGGGCAATCTTTTCAGCTCTCTCCATGGTATCCTCTAGctcatcatatcctttccatctgacttgatatctcagcCCTTCTTTGTCCTGTCTCCATGCCACAATCTTTTCCACTTCatactcctcttctccttcctcTGTTATGATGGGGGGAGGTTTCACTTGTCTTCTGTGGAAGTCAGTGTCCTCTTTGAAGGGAGCCAGGAGATTGAGATGGAacacattgtggatttttatGGTGTTAGGAAGGTCTAGTCTGTAAGCATGGGATGAGATCTTTTCAATGATAGTGAAGGGTCCAGCTTTCTTGTTGTCCAGCTTCTTTGCAGGTCTCTTTGTTTGGATATTGGTGGTCATTAGCCACACCTTATCtcctactttgtattcctgtctgggtgccttttcctttgctttgTGGAACTCCATGGAGGCCTTGACTTCATCCCAGATTAGTTCCATCTGTTTGGTCATGTCTTCTGCATGTGGTACATTGGAGGTGGTAGGTGCAATATTCCATCTTGGGTGCATTCCATACACTGTCTCAAAGGCTGATTTGCCAGTTGTAGAGTTGACTTGATTGTTGTGACAGAACTCAGCTATAGGTAGCCACTTTGCCCAATCATCTTGTGCATAGTTGCAGTAGCTGCGCAAGAATCCCTCCAACCATTGGTTTGTTCTTTCTGCCAGGCCATCTGTCTCAGGGTGATAGGCAGTAGAGTATAGAGgttttattcccaatttctcataTAAGGCCCTTTGGAATTCATTGTTGAATACTCTGCCTCTATCTGAGATTGTTGTCCTAGGGGTACCATGCAGTTTCCATACTTCCTTGATAAAGATTTCAGCCATTTCCTTAGCATTGGTTTTTTCTATACAAGGAATGAAATGGGCCTGCTTTGAAAAGCGGTCTATTACCACTAGAATACTGTCATATCCATTGGATAGTGGAAGTTTgactatcatgtcataggcaaTATCCTCCCAGGGCCTGCTTGGAATAGGTAGTGGTCTTATGGGGACTGTATGTTTGTGGCCTTTACTCCTTTGACAGTTTTCACATGATTCCACATATCTGTTTACTTGGGctttcattcctggccaatagtaatctCTTGACAGGAGTTCCAAAGTACGTGCTTGCCCTTGATGGCCAGCAATGGGGGAGTCATGGTACTGTTCTAGGAGTTCAAGTCTGATAGCCTTGCTGTCTGGTACAAAAATTCTCTCCTCATACCataggagttcttctttcCATTGGTATTTAGTAAATTGTTTTGCTACACTAGGAGGAAGTTCTTCCTTGTGTTTGACAGTGGCAATCAGTGTTTGAATTGACTCATCTTCATCCTGAGCCTCTCTGATCTGAGAAATAATGTCTGTTGTTACCTCTGCCTTCATTACCAGGAAGTGTTTAGGATCAATCATTATCTGTTCCTTGTTGGGAATGTCTAAGTGATCAGGTCTTCTTGATAGGGCATCAGGCTTTTCAGACATCTTTCCAGGTCTGTAGACAATGTTGAAGTTGAAGGGTGCCAGGATTTGGTACCACCTTGCATGTCGCCTGTTGAAGGTGTGAGCTgtcttc comes from Rhizoctonia solani chromosome 4, complete sequence and encodes:
- a CDS encoding flavin-containing monooxygenase/FMO family protein; translated protein: MVSTSTRPTRPRRFAVIGAGGAAGLASLKVLFDELRDYVRAGEVEVVGFEQREDVGGVWLSEPRPDPSKKKWPETPVYDSLTTTVPHPIMFFPSHLAPPSTPLFTGSQTVNDYMRSYVDKFELRKYIQFNAQVTSATWNSSTHQWKVVTKPHEGPGAESVSYFDHLLVANGHYRHPFVPNIDGFGEWASSNDRSYIHSIWYRTPDPYRNRDVLVIGGSSSGVDCSDKISLVARKTVHSVRSLGDQDFEHIIQRGAISHFTSDGFVHFKNGKREYVDRVIFATGYQYDCSFLTQLPVEEPQYTSGHLYNSGFHIFPLALHTFPLRAAFPPNSLAFIGLPIGITVFSLVEVQATLAVRQMTGGVSLDFDYELSRALQWNDELQKTQPSALEVARAWHKFRGHMSYDFLDLLWQKANDGRRIPKWKRDLVHHVYAMHTEWKELERLGLAARWAHGVGKGGIQDWIDLMWRVIHRAEDKQRRHMNLLT
- a CDS encoding Retrotransposable element Tf2 protein, translating into MSETPLEPSEDSDEVYIMKGTNDTLSTYTSIEGIMDPIKTLIDSGSSQNFMDITFARNLKIPLIELHSPRTVIAIDGKEVEEKIRYKAILNLIIEGRTFRQTFYAMPLGDTPLILGLSWLREANPTICWRDFSLSYKDEEPMKGKLAEILELPSEIEDFQDVFSEELFKQLPQHRSFDCSINFKEGSELPKPAKAYPMSPAESKAMKEYMEKELLDGKIEPSHSPIASPCFFVRKADGGLRLVVDYRKINDITITDQFPMPLQSDLLEKVKDAKIFSKLDLKSGYNNIRIKAGEEWKTAFRTKDGLFQYRVMPFGLRNAPRIFQRLMNHIFHDMIDVNREEHTKHLREVLRRIRDNNLYLKLAKCLFYTTEVTYIGIVITPEGISMEKEKIKAVQEWKEPKTVKQLQSFIGFANFYRRFIKDFSTIVKPLTLLTRQVKEEIGKDPVLIHPDAQKPYFLETDASGVAMGAVLSQRHTDGYLHPIAFLSKSFDDAQTNYDTHDKELLAIITSLEHWRLFLEGTTEPITVYTDHKNLEYWKTAHTFNRRHARWYQILAPFNFNIVYRPGKMSEKPDALSRRPDHLDIPNKEQIMIDPKHFLVMKAEVTTDIISQIREAQDEDESIQTLIATVKHKEELPPSVAKQFTKYQWKEELLWYEERIFVPDSKAIRLELLEQYHDSPIAGHQGQARTLELLSRDYYWPGMKAQVNRYVESCENCQRSKGHKHTVPIRPLPIPSRPWEDIAYDMIVKLPLSNGYDSILVVIDRFSKQAHFIPCIEKTNAKEMAEIFIKEVWKLHGTPRTTISDRGRVFNNEFQRALYEKLGIKPLYSTAYHPETDGLAERTNQWLEGFLRSYCNYAQDDWAKWLPIAEFCHNNQVNSTTGKSAFETVYGMHPRWNIAPTTSNVPHAEDMTKQMELIWDEVKASMEFHKAKEKAPRQEYKVGDKVWLMTTNIQTKRPAKKLDNKKAGPFTIIEKISSHAYRLDLPNTIKIHNVFHLNLLAPFKEDTDFHRRQVKPPPIITEEGEEEYEVEKIVAWRQDKEGLRYQVRWKGYDELEDTMERAEKIAQLPEIMERFKKEFPNGPLPPEIKTPGKKKKTIKRKSAYMSVSHSNRYAPLQVP